From the Athene noctua chromosome 22, bAthNoc1.hap1.1, whole genome shotgun sequence genome, one window contains:
- the SPEN gene encoding msx2-interacting protein isoform X3, with product MVRETRHLWVGNLPENVREEKIIEHFKRYGRVESVKILPKRGSEGGVAAFVDFVDIKSAQKAHNSVNKMGDRDLRTDYNEPGTIPSAARGLDDTVSIASRSREVSGFRGGGGGPTYGPPPSLHAREGRYERRLDGASDNRERAYEHSAYGHHERGTGGFDRTRHYDQDYYRDPRERTLQHGLYYTSRSRSPNRFDAHDPRYEPRAREQFTLPSVVHRDIYRDDITREVRGRRPERNYQHSRSRSPHSSQSRTQSPQRLASQASRPTRSPSGSGSRSRSSSSDSISSSSSTSSDSDSSSSSSDESPARSVQSTAVPAPASQLLPSLEKDEPRKSFGIKVQNLPVRSTDTSLKDGLFHEFKKYGKVTSVQIHGASEERYGLVFFRQQEDQEKALNASKGKLFFGMQIEVTAWIGPETESENEFRPLDERIDEFHPKATRTLFIGNLEKTTTYHDLRNIFQRFGGIVDIDIKKVNGVPQYAFLQYCDIASVCKAIKKMDGEYLGNNRLKLGFGKSMPTNCVWLDGLSTNVTDQYLTRHFCRYGPVVKVVFDRLKGMALVLYNEIEYAQAAVKETKGRKIGGNKIKVDFANRESQLAFYHSMEKTGQDIRDFYEMLAERSRDERRGSYEYAPDRTYYETVRTPGTYPEDPRREYPARGREFYAEWDPYQGDYYDPRYYDDPREYRDYRGDPYEQDIREYSYRQRERERERERFESDRDRDHERRPIERSQSPTHSRRPQSPGASPSQSERLQSDSERRIYSRSSDRSGSCSSLSPPRYDKLDKARVERYTKNEKTEKERAFDQERVDKEKRLVRKEKPEKIEKEKTDKQKRKAKIHSPSSQSSETDQENEREPSPEKLKGNSKQSKERGDKEGTAKNRLELMPCVVLTRVKEKEGKVIDQPALEKLRAKLDNDTMKSPLLEQKTQTSQAEQTKSEQSKLEPVRTKVQKEKALASHVEVVDKEGKLKPKKHLKTEQTSEGANAVDLDKLEARKRRFADANLKPDRQKLEVKRSSQDEEDARMVLKKQLDATASSREATMLREGELERKPLRKEMLKRESKKLKLERLIPVTSPKEIQETLNVGIGVRPTLDLQARLMEAAEEPVEVQELSSKKLNPVKPQHKPVQLLDDQGTEREDARKNYSGLPEDTPDHKVGQEKPQSADTEEKIGIDIDHTQSYRKQMEQSRRLKQQLEMEIAKSEKFGSPKKDVDEYERRSLVHEVGKPPQDVTDDSPPSKRKKTDQFDFEISTKRERNYRSSRQVSEDSERTSCSPSIRHFPFHEDDDTLDSPRLMPLKETKESPKIEEKGLSYSNMTVREDSLKFNPYDSSRREQMAEMAKIKLSVLSSEDDSSRWETQVKQEPGRVDISFPSSIVKRDSIRKRSVRDLEPGEVPSDSDDDSENKPHSPKASSLLESSRLSFLLRDREEKLREREERLSTPLERNKFYSFALDKTITPDTKALLERAKSLSSSREENWSFLDWDSRFASFRNNKDKEKVDSAPRPIPSWYMKKKKIRTDSEGGKLDDKKEDHKEEEQERQELFASRFLHSSIFEQDSKRLQHLERKDDDLDFISGRLYGRQSSSDGTNSAADLVQEPVVLFHSRFIELTRMQQKEKEKDQKPKEVEKQEDKENRPKTPETVPDSKEPEHKTYSVVGPSSVAVLPQEQAPVTSEKVANEKVVVETASVKEEKISEPASAAEEQKPFPELTAPVKIEPPEQTEPLPVIEASKEVVATTLALEEDAVATEHPSYLDTKPPTPGASFSPADISVDPEPEAAQLIPPPPKLIQKSDEATELKEENPVPSANADATASQKVEAAAEVLPPVSDNDMEVEPPVVVKDKKSYKSKRSKTPVQSAAANVTEKPVTRKSERIDREKLKRSSSPRGETQKLSELKVEAEKVSRNAAKSPSSAAEPENVEPSLPIGRTRRRNVRSVYATTGDNEGPSPVKDSVEVTRSTRKRGEKEPQETVTAVPTTPRRGRPPKTRRKPEEDISPIKTEPVQQEVEEAETKDAVEAPKPAEGWRSPRSQKLTHSHSSAATSQQGKKGKNELKADTLAESEDAAERSGQESSVSDNSNKAKATEKELAASEQKRDRKELDVEKNQLEIPTVEIIEKKPVPEKVTKSKRGRYKNTKTVVDKASVCLKNVEIRLNVDEVKGALRPTEEEVEPVAVSPAKMKSPQKEDILPPHFAKNEVEDSFPETEKEVMREPKQSPEAAQLAKQIELEQAVENIAKLTETPPSIAAYKEPTADVPEVRQEEEGDKPAHQASETELAAAIGSIINDISGEPESFPAPPTYPAESEAEIPAEPLVLPSPREEMEPETDQAVNNILETEAAVEPTVQPVPGSAPSAIETESKEPEVSFSESSNSAQEAETLQEAEVARKEKGRQKTTRQRRKRSTGRKGDAAEVNTFEPERVQSKSPPANEVKTKPEEAVKEEKQTKPVASVEPSASDASKAAAADVVVVAHEAVGESSTSPKVPAPAPLELATPPVPLDEGSQSGFKIRSPMENTPITPPSAPNAALPAVPTAKLPTPLPTAIVPLHSSAAKVPEWMVRHEEPRARSTPPPALPPDTKASDIETNSSTLRKILMEPKYVSATSITSTHVTTTHAEPVSAPCLEEAPLHPAVEAIKPVSEEKPAVPVTNALDPPVAEAPVFGEKEKISTVIAPKATSVISRMPHSVDLEEAPRITLVKQAPQTQTCLVNAPSPKFKQRSSTNDNSRFHPGSMSIIEERSVESGSSPGLRVNTSEGVVLLSYSGQKTEGPQRISAKISQIPPASAVDIEFQQSVSKSQIKQEPITPSQPTPKGSQTSAGYGTVSTHSSLVLGTQPYNTSPVISSIKQERTVLEKSDSSHLSVPTPASQPGKVLTQTVNTPPVLVHNQMVVNKKLSDPAALKVETKTLQPSNLSPGVSPHHPSLSGKMHSEANHVSSGPSTPTDRAISHLGVTKQEPHSPRTSGHSPSPFPRACHPGSTSSPALSSSTPVMLAPGIPVPQYISSMHPEQSVIMPPHSVTQTVSLGHLSQGEVRMNTPPLSSIPYGIRPEALHSPRAALQPQIEIKPQRSSTPQPAPIRDIVMPPLSSQHPPEEEMHYHHTTVCRGPAPVQSDVLVMQPDYRMHPTSIRLDQYNVPRDVRMIMHPHMAAVGEHHSETRQSRTPEGAVKTPPVSKTPQPGKETPKSSEGKMAHSPHSEPRLLSVPSSSQLPGLPLTQPVVVPHGVQIMHPAGSSFHDYRSVYGDMRNYHTAAQLGHPQFPGASPIGLPSRSMTPSQGLPEGEHSHPSQPVRSKTPQIPQDPKGPPAAGPEQSHHPPVNRHAAQIDPHVHLQRAQADTGQTSYPSPVAISMKQELPSPHQPQAVPKQSMFIPTTSGAGAPPGLPLNRPEPQSALKQEPSPHPVSQRPVDMVQLLTKYPIVWQGLLALKNDTAAVQLHFVSGNNVLAHRSLPAPEGGPPLRIAQRMRLEASQLEGVARRMMVESDYCLLLALPCGRDQEDVVNQTESLKAAFISYLQAKQAAGIINVPNPGSNQPAYVLQIFPPCEFSESHLSRLAPDLLASISNISPHLMIVIASV from the exons TGACTCCAGCAGCAGCTCAAGCGACGAGTCCCCAGCACGGTCAGTTCAGTCGACAGCTGTCCCAGCGCCTGCGTCCCAGCTGCTTCCATCTCTGGAGAAAGATGAACCCCGGAAAAGTTTTGGGATCAAGGTTCAAAATCTTCCAGTGCGCTCAACAG ATACAAGCCTTAAAGATGGACTTTTCCACGAATTCAAGAAGTACGGAAAGGTGACGTCGGTGCAGATTCATGGGGCTTCTGAGGAACGGTATGGACTGGTGTTCTTCCGACAGCAGGAAGACCAGGAAAAAGCACTAAATGCCTCAAAAGGAAAACTTTTCTTTGGCATGCAGATTGAAGTCACGGCCTGGATAGGACCAG AAACAGAAAGTGAGAATGAATTTCGTCCTTTGGATGAAAGGATAGATGAGTTTCACCCAAAAGCAACAAGAACTCTCTTCATCGGCAACCTGGAGAAAACAACCACCTACCATGACCTTCGCAACATCTTTCAGCGCTTTGGTGGAATAGTG GATATCGACATTAAGAAAGTGAACGGTGTTCCTCAGTATGCATTCCTGCAGTACTGTGATATTGCAAGTGTGTGCAAAGCAATTAAGAAGATGGATGGGGAATATCTTGGAAATAACCGGCTCAAG CTGGGTTTTGGAAAGAGCATGCCTACAAACTGCGTGTGGTTAGATGGGCTTTCTACAAACGTTACGGATCAGTATTTAACTCGACATTTCTGCCGATACGGGCCTGTGGTAAAG gtGGTGTTTGACCGCTTAAAAGGCATGGCCCTGGTTCTCTACAATGAGATTGAATATGCACAAGCAGCTGTAAAAGAGACCAAGGGGAGGAAAATCGGTGGGAATAAAATTAAG gtggaCTTTGCAAATCGAGAAAGTCAGTTGGCATTTTATCATTCCATGGAGAAAACGGGTCAAGATATCAGAGACTTTTATGAAATGCTGGCAGAAAGAAG CAGGGATGAAAGAAGAGGATCTTATGAATATGCCCCTGATCGTACTTACTACGAGACTGTTCGGACTCCAGGGACATATCCTGAGGATCCTCGTCGAGAATACCCGGCTCGAGGCAGAGAGTTCTACGCAGAGTGGGATCCCTACCAAGGAGACTACTACGACCCACGATACTACGACGACCCGCGCGAGTACAGGGATTACAGGGGCGATCCGTACGAGCAAGACATAAGGGAGTACAGTTACAGGCAgcgggagagggagagggagagggaacgGTTTGAATCCGATCGGGACAGAGACCATGAACGGAGACCGATTGAACGGAGCCAGTCTCCGACGCACTCCAGGCGTCCGCAGAGCCCTGGAGCCTCGCCCTCGCAGTCGGAAAGGCTGCAGAGCGATTCCGAGAGGAGGATTTACAGCAGGTCATCGGATCGCAGCGGCAGCTGCAGCTCGCTGTCTCCTCCACGATACGACAAGCTCGATAAAGCCCGCGTGGAACGTtacacaaaaaatgaaaaaacagagaaagagcgTGCTTTCGACCAGGAGAGAGTCGACAAGGAGAAACGCTTGGTGAGAAAGGAAAAGCcggaaaaaatagaaaaggagaaaactgacAAGCAAAAACGAAAAGCAAAAATCCATTCACCCAGCTCTCAGTCTTCTGAAACAGATCAAGAGAATGAGAGAGAGCCCAGCCCTGAAAAACTGAAGGGCAACAGCAAACAAAGTAAAGAGAGAGGTGACAAGGAAGGGACAGCTAAAAACCGCTTGGAACTAATGCCCTGTGTTGTGCTGACCCgagtaaaagaaaaggaagggaaagttaTTGATCAGCCCGCTTTGGAAAAACTGAGAGCAAAGCTTGATAATGACACTATGAAGTCCCCACTTCTGGAACAAAAAACACAGACATCTCAGGCTGAGCAAACCAAGTCTGAGCAGTCTAAACTGGAACCTGTCAGAACCAAGGTACAAAAAGAGAAAGCCCTTGCCAGTCATGTAGAAGTGGTGGATAAGGAGGGAAAACTGAAACCCAAAAAGCACTTGAAGACAGAGCAAACTTCTGAAGGGGCCAACGCGGTAGATTTAGACAAGTTGGAGGCTCGTAAAAGACGTTTTGCTGATGCAAATCTGAAGCCTGACAGGCAAAAGCTGGAAGTAAAGAGAAGCAGCCAAGATGAGGAAGATGCACGCATGGTTTTGAAAAAGCAACTTGATGCAACGGCTTCGTCTAGAGAAGCAACTATGTTAAGGGAAGGAGAATTGGAGAGAAAACCCCTGAGGAAGGAGATGCTTAAAAGGGAATCCAAAAAACTCAAACTGGAAAGACTTATTCCTGTTACTAGTCCCAAAGAAATTCAGGAGACTCTTAATGTTGGGATTGGCGTGCGTCCCACCCTGGATCTTCAGGCGAGGCTAATGGAGGCAGCTGAGGAACCAGTGGAAGTTCAGGAACTCTCTTCTAAAAAACTGAATCCAGTAAAACCCCAGCATAAACCGGTACAGCTGCTAGATGACCAAGGAACAGAGAGAGAGGATGCAAGGAAGAATTACTCTGGCCTTCCTGAAGACACACCTGACCATAAAGTTGGCCAAGAGAAACCTCAGTCAGCTGATACGGAGGAGAAAATTGGCATTGACATCGACCACACGCAAAGTTACAGGAAACAAATGGAGCAGAGTCGCAGGTTAAAACAGCAGCTGGAAATGGAGATAGCAAAGTCTGAGAAGTTTGGCAGTCCAAAGAAAGATGTCGATGAATATGAAAGACGGAGCTTGGTCCATGAGGTGGGAAAACCTCCGCAAGACGTCACCGATGACTCTCCACCAAGTAAAAGGAAAAAGACTGACCAGTTTGATTTTGAAATTAGCaccaaaagagaaagaaactacAGAAGTTCTCGTCAGGTGAGTGAGGATTCTGAAAGGACGTCCTGTTCCCCTAGTATCAGACACTTCCCTTTCCACGAAGATGACGACACGCTCGATTCTCCGAGGCTAATGCCCTTAAAGGAAACCAAAGAGTCACCTAAAATAGAAGAAAAGGGTCTTTCGTACTCCAACATGACTGTCAGGGAGGACTCACTGAAATTCAATCCTTACGATTCCAGCAGAAGGGAGCAGATGGCAGAAATGGCTAAAATAAAACTGTCCGTGCTGAGTTCTGAAGATGACTCGAGTAGGTGGGAAACACAAGTGAAGCAGGAGCCTGGTAGGGTTGACATCAGCTTTCCAAGCAGCATCGTCAAAAGAGACAGCATACGCAAGCGGTCTGTCCGGGACCTGGAACCCGGGGAGGTGCCTTCCGATTCAGATGATGACAGTGAGAACAAACCCCATTCCCCGAAAGCCTCCTCCTTGTTAGAGAGCTCCAGGTTGTCTTTTTTATTAAGAGACAGAGAAGAGAAGTTACGTGAAAGAGAGGAAAGACTGTCAACTCCcttagaaagaaacaaattttactCTTTTGCATTGGACAAGACAATCACACCAGACACAAAGGCCTTGCTTGAAAGAGCTAAATCTCTCTCTTCGTCCAGAGAAGAAAATTGGTCCTTTCTAGATTGGGATTCAAGATTTGCTAGTTTTAGAAACAATAAAGACAAAGAGAAGGTTGACTCAGCTCCGAGACCTATTCCATCTTggtatatgaaaaagaaaaaaatcaggactGATTCAGAAGGTGGCAAATTGGACGATAAGAAAGAAGATCATAAAGAGGAGGAACAAGAGAGACAGGAGCTGTTTGCTTCTCGGTTTTTGCACAGTTCAATCTTTGAGCAGGACTCCAAGCGCCTGCAGCATTTAGAGAGAAAAGATGATGATCTCGACTTCATTTCTGGTAGATTGTACGGGAGACAGTCTTCCTCTGATGGCACTAACAGTGCAGCTGATTTGGTGCAAGAACCGGTGGTTCTCTTCCACAGCAGATTTATTGAACTGACACGaatgcagcagaaagaaaaggagaaagatcagaaaccaaaagaagtggaaaaacaGGAAGATAAAGAAAACCGGCCAAAAACACCAGAAACGGTTCCTGATAGTAAAGAACCAGAACATAAAACTTACTCAGTGGTTGGTCCCTCTTCAGTCGCTGTCCTACCACAGGAACAGGCACCAGTCACTTCTGAGAAGGTAGCGAACGAAAAGGTAGTGGTGGAAACAGCttctgtaaaagaagaaaaaatatctgaacCTGCTTCTGCAGCAGAGGAACAAAAACCTTTTCCTGAACTTACTGCTCCTGTCAAAATCGAACCACCTGAGCAAACCGAGCCCCTGCCAGTCATAGAAGCTAGTAAAGAAGTTGTTGCTACAACCTTGGCACTGGAGGAAGATGCTGTGGCAACAGAGCATCCTTCATACTTGGATACCAAGCCTCCTACTCCCGGAGCCTCGTTTTCCCCAGCAGACATCAGTGTAGACCCAGAACCCGAAGCTGCCCAGCTGATACCGCCTCCGCCCAAGCTAATTCAGAAGTCTGATGAGGCCACCgagctgaaagaagaaaatcctgTGCCTTCTGCCAATGCTGATGCTACTGCGAGTCAAAAGGTGGAGGCGGCTGCTGAGGTCCTGCCGCCTGTTTCCGACAATGATATGGAAGTCGAGCCTCCGGTTGTTGTAAAAGATAAAAAGTCCTACAAGAGTAAACGCTCCAAGACTCCCGTGCAATCAGCTGCAGCTAATGTGACGGAAAAGCCCGTCACGAGGAAGAGTGAAAGAATTGACCGGGAAAAACTCAAAAGGTCAAGCTCTCCTCGTGGGGAGACGCAGAAGCTTTCGGAATTGAAAGTGGAGGCGGAGAAGGTTTCAAGGAATGCTGCTAAATCCCCTAGTTCTGCTGCAGAGCCAGAAAATGTGGAGCCAAGCTTGCCAATAGGCCGCACCAGGCGCAGAAACGTGAGGTCAGTCTACGCTACCACGGGGGACAATGAAGGGCCATCTCCAGTGAAGGACTCCGTGGAGGTCACTAGATCCACcaggaagagaggggaaaaggaaCCGCAGGAAACGGTGACAGCGGTTCCTACAACCCCGAGGAGGGGAAGACCTCCAAAAACACGCCGTAAGCCGGAGGAGGACATCTCTCCAATAAAGACAGAACCGGTACAGCAGGAGGTGGAAGAGGCTGAAACTAAAGATGCTGTGGAAGCTCCTAAGCCTGCAGAAGGCTGGAGGTCTCCTAGATCCCAGAAGCTAACACACAGTCACTCATCAGCTGCTACCAGccaacaggggaaaaaagggaagaatgaaCTGAAAGCCGATACTTTGGCTGAGTCTGAAGATGCTGCTGAAAGAAGTGGTCAGGAATCAAGCGTTAGTGACAACAGCAATAAAGCAAAAGCCACTGAGAAAGAGCTGGCAGCGAGCGAGCAGAAACGTGACAGAAAAGAATTGGATGTGGAGAAAAACCAACTAGAAATCCCCACGGTTGAGATCATTGAGAAGAAGCCGGTGCCAGAAAAGGTTACGAAATCCAAAAGGGGAAGGTATAAAAATACCAAAACCGTTGTAGATAAAGCGTCTGTGTGTCTCAAAAATGTAGAAATACGCCTCAACGTGGATGAAGTCAAGGGCGCCTTGCGGCCGACTGAGGAGGAGGTGGAGCCGGTGGCGGTGTCACCGGCCAAAATGAAGAGCCCCCAAAAAGAGGACATCTTGCCACCCCATTTTGCTAAGAATGAGGTAGAAGATTCATTCCCAGAAACGGAAAAAGAGGTGATGCGGGAACCAAAACAATCCCCTGAAGCTGCCCAGTTAGCAAAACAGATTGAACTGGAGCAGGCCGTGGAGAATATTGCAAAACTCACCGAAACTCCTCCGTCAATTGCTGCCTACAAAGAACCGACGGCAGATGTGCCTGAAGTTCgtcaggaggaggaaggagataaACCTGCTCATCAGGCTAGTGAAACGGAGCTGGCAGCGGCCATTGGCTCCATCATCAATGATATTTCTGGAGAGCCAGAAAGCTTTCCTGCACCCCCAACGTATCCCGCTGAATCAGAAGCTGAAATCCCTGCGGAGCCCTTGGTGCTACCATCGCCTCGGGAGGAGATGGAgcctgagacggatcaggcagtGAATAATATCCTGGAAACCGAGGCAGCTGTCGAGCCCACAGTGCAGCCGGTTCCTGGCTCTGCTCCGTCAGCGATAGAGACAGAGAGCAAGGAGCCTGAAGTCAGCTTCAGCGAGTCTTCCAACTCTGCCCAGGAGGCTGAGACCTTGCAGGAGGCTGAAGTTGCTCGGAAGGAGAAGGGCCGTCAGAAAACCACACGGCAGAGGCGCAAaaggagcacaggcagaaaggGTGACGCCGCCGAAGTCAACACCTTTGAGCCGGAGAGGGTGCAGAGCAAGTCGCCCCCTGCCAATGAAGTTAAGACAAAACCTGAAGAAGCCgtgaaggaggaaaagcaaacaaaacccgtGGCATCTGTGGAGCCAAGCGCTTCCGACGCCAGCAAGGCTGCGGCCGCTGATGTTGTCGTCGTGGCGCATGAAGCCGTTGGCGAGAGCAGCACCTCTCCGAAAGTGCCTGCTCCGGCTCCTCTGGAACTTGCCACCCCGCCAGTCCCTCTCGATGAGGGGAGTCAGAGCGGGTTCAAGATCCGGTCGCCCATGGAGAACACGCCCATCACGCCACCGAGCGCCCCAAACGCGGCCCTTCCTGCTGTCCCCACGGCCAAACTGCCCACCCCGCTGCCCACCGCCATCGTCCCCCTTCACTCCAGTGCCGCCAAAGTGCCGGAGTGGATGGTAAGGCACGAGGAGCCCCGTGCCCGTTCCACGCCCCCACCCGCTCTCCCACCGGATACTAAAGCGTCAGATATCGAAACAAACTCCAGCACTTTGAGGAAGATACTTATGGAGCCCAAGTATGTCTCAGCAACAAGCATAACCTCCACGCACGTGACGACGACGCATGCCGAGCCGGTGAGCGCGCCGTGTTTGGAGGAGGCACCCCTCCACCCTGCTGTCGAGGCCATAAAGCCGGTTTCAGAGGAGAAGCCGGCAGTTCCCGTCACCAATGCCTTGGACCCTCCGGTAGCCGAAGCACCGGTGTTCGGCGAGAAGGAGAAGATAAGCACTGTGATTGCTCCCAAAGCCACTTCTGTTATAAGCAGGATGCCCCACAGTGTGGATCTGGAGGAGGCTCCAAGGATCACCTTGGTGAAGCAAGCTCCCCAAACCCAGACGTGTCTCGTCAACGCTCCCTCGCCAAAATTTAAGCAGAGATCAAGCACAAACGATAACAGTAGGTTTCATCCGGGATCGATGTCTATTATTGAGGAGAGGTCTGTAGAGAGTGGGTCCAGTCCGGGGCTGCGGGTGAACACCTCAGAAGGCGTAGTGCTTCTGAGTTACTCGGGGCAGAAGACGGAAGGCCCTCAGCGAATCAGTGCCAAGATCAGCCAGATTCCCCCAGCCAGCGCTGTCGACATAGAATTTCAGCAATCTGTATCCAAGTCTCAGATTAAACAGGAACCTATCACGCCATCTCAGCCAACGCCAAAAGGCTCCCAGACCTCGGCGGGCTACGGGACTGTTTCCACCCATTCTTCTTTGGTACTAGGAACACAACCTTATAATACGTCGCCCGTCATCTCCTCCATTAAACAAGAGCGCACTGTGCTGGAGAAGTCGGACTCGTCCCACCTTTCTGTCCCGACTCCAGCGTCTCAGCCTGGTAAAGTCCTCACGCAGACTGTAAACACTCCACCTGTACTCGTACATAACCAGATGGTTGTGAACAAAAAACTGTCCGATCCAGCTGCTCTGAAAGTGGAGACCAAGACTCTGCAACCCTCCAACTTGAGCCCTGGGGTCAGTCCTCACCACCCTTCCCTCTCGGGGAAAATGCATTCAGAAGCCAACCATGTCAGCTCGGGACCCAGCACCCCGACCGACCGGGCTATTTCCCACCTAGGGGTCACCAAACAGGAGCCGCACTCGCCGCGTACCAGCGGGCACTCGCCATCGCCATTCCCCCGGGCTTGTCACCCCGGCAGCACCTCGTCTCCGGCTTTATCGAGCAGTACCCCAGTCATGCTGGCGCCGGGAATTCCCGTTCCTCAGTACATCTCCAGCATGCATCCTGAGCAATCTGTTATCATGCCCCCTCACAGCGTAACGCAGACTGTGTCCCTGGGCCATCTGTCCCAAGGCGAGGTGAGGATGAACACCCCTCCTCTCTCCAGCATCCCTTATGGCATCCGCCCAGAAGCGCTCCActcccccagagctgctctgcaacCCCAGATAGAGATCAAACCGCAGCGatccagcaccccccagcccgcTCCAATACGAGACATCGTCATGCCTCCTCTGTCTTCTCAGCATCCCCCCGAGGAGGAGATGCACTACCACCACACCACGGTGTGCCGAGGACCGGCCCCCGTTCAGTCCGACGTGCTGGTGATGCAGCCGGATTACCGCATGCACCCCACGAGCATCAGGCTTGACCAGTACAACGTTCCCCGGGATGTGAGGATGATCATGCACCCGCACATGGCCGCCGTGGGCGAGCACCACTCGGAAACCAGACAATCCCGAACACCTGAAGGGGCTGTGAAAACTCCCCCCGTCAGTAAGACCCCGCAGCCTGGAAAAGAGACGCCAAAATCGTCCGAAGGCAAGATGGCACACTCTCCTCACAGCGAGCCCCGGCTCCTCAGTGTCCCCTCCAGCAGCCAGCTGCCAGGACTGCCTCTGACGCAGCCAGTGGTGGTACCGCACGGGGTGCAGATCATGCACCCCGCAGGGAGCTCCTTTCATGATTATCGGTCCGTGTACGGCGACATGAGGAATTACCACACGGCAGCACAGCTCGGGCATCCTCAGTTCCCGGGTGCCTCGCCGATCGGGCTGCCTTCTCGCAGCATGACCCCATCCCAG GGTCTACCAGAGGGCGAGCACTCACACCCCAGCCAGCCAGTGCGCAGCAAGACCCCTCAAATCCCCCAGGATCCCAAGGGCCCGCCAGCAGCAGGACCCGAACAGAGTCACCACCCCCCTGTAAATAGGCATGCGGCACAGATTGACCCTCACGTCCACCTTCAGAGGGCACAAGCGGACACAGGCCAGACCTCCTACCCTTCACCCGTTGCCATTTCGATGAAACAGGAGCTTCCGTCACCGCACCAACCTCAGGCGGTCCCCAAACAATCCATGTTTATCCCCACGACGTCGGGGGCCGGGGCCCCGCCAGGGCTGCCCCTCAATCGCCCTGAGCCCCAGTCTGCTCTCAAACAAGAGCCGTCTCCTCACCCCGTTTCGCAGAGACCTGTGGATATGGTTCAGCTTCTAACG AAATACCCGATTGTCTGGCAGGGCCTTTTGGCTCTAAAAAATGACACAGCCGCTGTTCAGCTCCACTTTGTCTCCGGTAACAACGTCTTGGCGCACCGGTCCCTGCCGGCGCCCGAGGGAGGCCCCCCGCTGCGGATCGCTCAGCGCATGCGGCTGGAGGCGTCGCAGCTGGAGGGCGTCGCACGTAGGATGATG gtGGAGAGCGATTACTGCCTACTGCTGGCCTTGCCCTGTGGCCGAGACCAGGAAGACGTAGTGAATCAGACGGAGTCGCTGAAGGCTGCGTTTATCAGCTACCTGCAGGCTAAGCAAGCTGCAGGGATCATCAACGTTCCCAACCCTGGCTCTAATCAG CCTGCCTATGTTCTGCAGATCTTCCCACCCTGCGAATTTTCAGAAAGCCACCTGTCCCGCCTAGCCCCGGACCTCCTCGCCAGCATCTCCAACATCTCTCCTCACCTGATGATTGTCATCGCGTCGGTATGA